Proteins encoded together in one Chitinophaga varians window:
- a CDS encoding thiamine phosphate synthase: MIWVVTSPERIYEEEKIVADLLQAGASYILLRKPSWQTADYLAFLEKTAPEWHPRIIVRDQPDISSRFAAGGLHLSEKARYSTDAPALSRFPLCSTGIHDTTAIATMPPHFSVLLLSPVFDSISKTGHHGRFAQPLPDKQGRQVLALGGVDASNIHQLKAWHFDGAAVLGAIWQQPGKAVTIYQRIQQRWNSNDQSS; this comes from the coding sequence ATGATTTGGGTCGTCACCTCACCAGAACGTATATACGAAGAAGAAAAGATCGTCGCCGATCTGTTACAGGCAGGCGCCAGCTACATTCTGCTGCGCAAACCCTCCTGGCAAACGGCCGACTATCTGGCCTTCCTGGAGAAAACAGCGCCGGAATGGCATCCGCGTATCATTGTCCGCGATCAGCCTGACATCAGCAGCCGGTTCGCGGCAGGAGGGCTGCATCTCAGCGAGAAAGCCCGCTACAGTACCGATGCCCCCGCGCTCTCACGGTTCCCGCTGTGCAGCACCGGCATACATGATACCACGGCTATTGCCACGATGCCGCCGCACTTTTCCGTACTGCTGCTCAGCCCTGTTTTCGACAGTATCTCCAAAACCGGTCACCATGGCCGCTTTGCGCAGCCTCTTCCAGACAAGCAGGGCAGACAGGTACTCGCACTGGGAGGGGTGGACGCCTCCAACATTCATCAGCTGAAAGCCTGGCATTTCGATGGCGCCGCCGTATTAGGCGCCATCTGGCAACAACCCGGCAAAGCAGTCACCATTTATCAGCGCATACAACAACGATGGAACAGCAAC